The following coding sequences lie in one Plasmodium berghei ANKA genome assembly, chromosome: 7 genomic window:
- a CDS encoding tRNA modification GTPase, putative, which translates to MGSEFLFLLIKYIFVIYFLNYCNSKKRNKQNNTLFLNTCYSDNGNTKYTIRRRKLLLIDNKTNICNFLSYKNKLDYRKKNEIKDNPVFISSKLYKNEEMKKDQIENKSLNDFENQKINYIKKIIHEKETIYALSSGTNLSAISIIRISGSLSKIILEILLHKDVEKKDDKINSYPIQLSERDAKKKKKKKWNLEQIIKLKKNIESRKLYYSKIYDNSNDIIDNVIYAYFKSPNSYTGEDVVEIYCHGNPFIVKEIMNAIDYINNIMYEIINEEKEKIRIRNITHDGNYNYNNEYCNYFDKIEQNLFDLNNFIKIRESKKGEFTQRAFENNKMNLLQIEGLKELLFCKQKIQKKIALNYLNGYAKNIYLKLRNNIRKLLVYIQLKIDFEDEHITTKKKKKYINMFIKKKVRNAIKHIKAILKRKNIESLNTPSNVLIFGNVNAGKSTFMNYICNSDISIVTKIKGTTIDIIQKNVKIFNNDYNLCDSAGISTLVNKKFETNKNIIEKDKKKKSVHKKLESIGIRKTLQFLESCSSVLVLININNYFNELKNIISLLNVKFMKKTKKTPYFFVCINKCDLEQNPKKLLNIKNNIKKMLLKLTSHIFKKFSKKIFFISSKKGYNINKLLSHFNKTMIKIHNIHNSIITIKTNKKKKKKKHSIENSNKNIYFLPFERHKIYLKESLTHLCFVQKNINIIDFDIIAEEIKLAVKPLHEIIGKISNDQILANILDNFCIGK; encoded by the coding sequence ATGGGTAGtgaatttctttttctcctaataaaatacatttttgtgatttattttttaaattactGTAATAGcaaaaaaaggaataaaCAGAATAAtacactttttttaaatacttGTTATTCCGATAATGGCAATACTAAATATACAATCCGAAGAAGaaaattgttattaatagacaataaaacaaatatatgtaattttttaagttataaaaataaattggaTTATAGAAAGAAAAATGAGATTAAGGATAACCCAGTTTTCATTAGTTCCAAACTTTACAAAAATGaggaaatgaaaaaggatcaaatagaaaataaaagtcTAAACGATTTTGAAaaccaaaaaataaactatataaaaaaaattattcatgaaaaagaaacaaTTTATGCTTTAAGTTCAGGAACAAATTTAAGTGCAATTTCAATTATACGGATTTCAGGTTCTTTGagcaaaataattttagaaatattattacataaaGATGTAGAAAAGAAAGacgataaaataaattcatatCCTATACAATTATCAGAAAGAGatgctaaaaaaaaaaaaaaaaaaaagtggaatttagaacaaattataaaattaaagaaaaatatagaaagtagaaaattatattattctaaaatatatgataattcAAATGACATTATTGATaatgttatatatgcatattttaaatcTCCAAATTCATACACAGGGGAAGATGTTgttgaaatatattgtcATGGAAATCCATTTATcgtaaaagaaataatgaatgctattgattatataaataatataatgtatgaaataataaatgaagaaaaagaaaaaataagaatcAGGAATATAACACATGATGGTAATTACAACTATAATAATGAGTATTGTAACTATTTCGATAAAATAGAGCAAAATCTTTTTgatttgaataattttataaagaTTCGAGAAAGTAAAAAAGGTGAATTTACCCAAAGAgcatttgaaaataataaaatgaatctTCTACAAATAGAAGGattaaaagaattattattttgtaaacaaaaaattcaaaaaaaaattgctttaaattatttaaatggatatgctaaaaatatttaccTAAAATTgagaaataatataaggAAACTattagtatatatacaattaaaaatCGATTTTGAAGATGAACATATAactacaaaaaaaaaaaaaaaatatattaacatgttcataaaaaaaaaagtacgTAATGCtattaaacatataaaagcaattttaaaaagaaagaatATTGAAAGTTTAAATACACCATCCaatgttttaatatttgGAAATGTAAATGCTGGAAAAAGTACATttatgaattatatttgtaatagTGATATATCTATtgttacaaaaataaaaggaaCAACTATAgatattatacaaaaaaatgttaaaatatttaacaaCGATTATAATTTGTGCGATTCTGCTGGGATTAGTACTTTAGTGAATAAAAAGTttgaaacaaataaaaacattatagaaaaagataagaaaaaaaaaagtgttcataaaaaattagaatCAATTGGAATAAGGAAAACACTACAATTTTTAGAAAGCTGCTCATCTGTTTTGgttttgataaatataaataactattttaatgagcttaaaaatattatatcacttttaaatgtaaaatttatgaaaaaaacaaaaaaaactcCCTACTTTTTtgtatgtataaataaatgtgaCTTAGAACAAAATCCAAAGAaacttttaaatataaaaaacaatataaagaaaatgcttttaaaattaacttctcatatttttaaaaaatttagtaaaaaaatattttttatatcctCTAAAAAGggttataatataaataaattattatcacattttaataaaactatgataaaaatacataatattcataattcaattattactattaaaacaaacaaaaaaaaaaaaaaaaaaaaacactcTATTGAAAATagcaataaaaatatatatttccttCCATTTGAAagacataaaatatatttaaaagaatcATTAACACATTTATGTTTtgttcaaaaaaatattaacataaTAGATTTTGATATAATTGCAGAGGAAATTAAATTGGCTGTAAAACCTCTTCATGAAATAATTGGAAAAATTAGTAACGACCAAATTTTAGCAAACATATTAgataatttttgtattgGAAAATAA
- a CDS encoding NEDD8-activating enzyme E1 catalytic subunit, putative, with amino-acid sequence MNTQINLVNVLVVGCGGIGNEVIKNLIYSDIKNISIVDYDVVELSNLHRQIFFTNKDIGKYKVNVICTKIKERYNDISIEGYVKKIEFFDNTFFENFNFIIGCLDNIDSRIYLNNLIFNLKNNVIYIDGGVEGFKASIKIINRETNLGCFQCTIENYPINKNEAIPVCSVTNIPKNAEDCILHAMNNLRQKKEQGDNVLNINSEQNIKWIYNEAKKRANKFNIDNLTYLLTEQVIQNIIPTTISTLIIVASLMVNELNNYILMKNIVSQNNDIMKIQNNYSDILYVGDSGFYLYYYKIYKNPECIVCNKKHIHHVFKKTDTLSILTELIKKTYNTEKMSISSQSSILFITSKYLKNDYYNNMLNCTFQELIETGKISENPYLNIQTNKQNFLLFLHFKENHEREIL; translated from the coding sequence atgaacacacaaataaatttgGTTAATGTTTTGGTGGTAGGGTGTGGGGGAATAGGGAATgaagttataaaaaatttaatttattcagacataaaaaatatatctatagTTGACTATGATGTAGTAGAATTGAGTAATTTACACagacaaatattttttacaaataaagatattggaaaatataaagtaAATGTAATATgcacaaaaataaaagaaagaTATAACGATATTTCAATTGAAGGATATgtcaaaaaaattgaattttttgataatacattttttgaaaattttaattttattattggaTGTTTAGATAATATAGATAGTagaatttatttaaataatttaatttttaatttaaaaaataatgttatatatatagatggGGGTGTAGAAGGTTTTAAAGCTagcataaaaattattaacagAGAAACAAATTTGGGGTGCTTTCAATGTACCATTGAAAATTATcctattaataaaaatgaagcAATTCCTGTCTGTTCGGTTACTAATATACCAAAAAACGCAGAAGATTGCATATTGCATGCTATGAATAATTTGCGtcaaaaaaaagaacaaGGTGATAATGtgttaaatattaacagcgaacaaaacataaaatggatatacaatgaagcaaaaaaaagagcaaacaaatttaatatcgataatttaacatatttattaactGAACAAgtaatacaaaatataattccAACTACTATTAGTACTTTAATAATAGTAGCTTCGTTAATGgtaaatgaattaaataattatattcttatgaaaaatatagttagtcaaaataatgatatcatgaaaatacaaaataattatagcgacattttatatgtagGGGACAGTggcttttatttatattattataaaatatataaaaaccCTGAATGCATTgtttgtaataaaaaacatatacaTCATGTATTTAAGAAAACAGATACTTTAAGTATCCTCACTGaacttattaaaaaaacatacaATACCGAAAAAATGTCAATATCATCACAATCatccatattatttataacgTCAaagtatttaaaaaatgattattACAACAATATGTTAAATTGCACATTTCAGGAATTAATTGAAACTGGAAAAATATCAGAAAATCCCTATTTGAATATTCaaacaaataaacaaaatttccttctatttcttcattttaaagaaaatcaTGAAAgagaaatattataa
- a CDS encoding adenylate kinase 2, putative: MVPPPPKKKVYIMNGPPGSGKDTHCVALSKKYNFEIITISELLKKYVKDNTNKDDSCGKYAPGLTDEEKNDLENIEKCICNGSLAPDNIVNKIFLKYFKSYSENSEQDQTSESDIPSNGIIINGFPRTYEQALLFKKYKINVTKFINIVVSKETILKRIMNRAKDPVTNINYNLQIVKLIKKKRQGIKLTSEEEELLASQDDSYQNLNDEIIMRLERREDDNESTFNKRYNLYKENEEKIIPLFIDICKNVDGENDINHNFQQICKIIQEEENYA; this comes from the coding sequence ATGGTTCCCCCCcccccaaaaaaaaaagtatatatcaTGAATGGCCCACCAGGATCAGGAAAAGATACACATTGTGTGGCGCTTTCCAAAAagtataattttgaaataattacaataagtgaattattaaaaaaatatgtaaaagataatacaaataaagaTGATAGCTGTGGAAAATATGCACCCGGATTGACcgatgaagaaaaaaacgatttagaaaatatagaaaaatgtatatgtaATGGATCGCTAGCTCCAGATAATATAGTGAACAAAATTTTccttaaatattttaagagTTATTCAGAAAATTCTGAACAAGATCAAACTTCCGAATCTGATATACCGTCCAATGGTATTATTATCAATGGTTTTCCTAGAACGTATGAACAAGCAttgttatttaaaaaatacaaaattaatgtaacaaaatttattaacattGTAGTTAGTAAAGaaacaattttaaagaGAATTATGAACAGGGCAAAAGATCCAGTTACtaacataaattataatttacaaatagtaaaattaattaaaaaaaaaagacaagGAATAAAATTAACTAGCGAAGAAGAGGAATTATTAGCATCACAAGATGATAGttatcaaaatttaaatgatgaaataattatgagATTAGAAAGAAGAGAAGATGATAATGAATCTActtttaataaaagatataatttatataaagaaaatgaagaaaaaattattccaCTTTTTATTGACATTTGTAAAAATGTAGACGgtgaaaatgatattaatcataattttcaacaaatttgtaaaattattCAAGAGGAAGAAAATTATGCATAG